A part of Deltaproteobacteria bacterium genomic DNA contains:
- a CDS encoding VWA domain-containing protein — protein MAILIDTSSSMATHLPGACEQILSLLHGIRREAASCEIAVYEFGNLEVAEAGGFVRQIVPFTSDLRALERELSRLKTSGGNEYHGRALHRALTELAWKRGHTGIILIVGNEPYNQGPVDAIQQEKLARNRGIHVERFYCGQAQEPDAATWGRSCVHSLDPTGSVLPNPSHFDLADVRYTPYTLKKTRAVGPPRPTPKYPGER, from the coding sequence GTGGCCATCCTGATCGACACCAGCAGCAGCATGGCTACCCACCTGCCCGGGGCCTGTGAGCAGATCCTGTCCCTTCTGCACGGCATCCGGCGGGAAGCAGCCAGCTGCGAGATCGCGGTGTACGAGTTCGGCAACCTGGAAGTAGCGGAGGCCGGCGGTTTCGTGCGGCAGATTGTGCCGTTCACGTCCGACCTCCGTGCCCTCGAGCGTGAACTATCCAGGCTCAAAACTAGCGGCGGCAACGAGTACCACGGCAGAGCCCTCCACCGGGCTCTGACGGAACTCGCGTGGAAGAGAGGCCACACCGGCATCATCCTGATCGTGGGCAACGAACCTTACAATCAAGGTCCGGTCGACGCCATCCAGCAGGAAAAGCTGGCACGAAACCGCGGCATCCACGTCGAGCGCTTCTATTGCGGCCAGGCGCAGGAGCCCGACGCGGCAACCTGGGGCAGATCGTGCGTCCACAGCCTCGACCCGACAGGCTCGGTCCTCCCCAATCCGTCTCACTTCGACCTCGCCGACGTGAGGTACACCCCGTACACCCTGAAGAAAACACGGGCGGTCGGTCCGCCCCGGCCGACCCCAAAATACCCGGGTGAACGTTAG